From Oreochromis niloticus isolate F11D_XX linkage group LG1, O_niloticus_UMD_NMBU, whole genome shotgun sequence, a single genomic window includes:
- the LOC109202488 gene encoding uncharacterized protein LOC109202488 isoform X1: protein MLQRVCKGGSLSITMNIIIALLCILTNQVISQTEDIFPARILAQQTIISENSELYVTCSTFGKKKDSKVYVYLLINGRRIQTEPQKQDQNDILFKIFRAGLHHSGNYSCVYSPQNYTLSEVVKEGDNIIEILVIANFLPADISIVGPSTVHEGHHVEFQCTVSQHLHTLGGCELIYAYLRKNDTILQVQVFNVSQMLATFIIDGAVLRDSGPYSCIVLPSKCFYKHEYTVHGTNNLFLEVKVDLVSTVLLHGGVITLMLSLGACLWWISNKLVRSTSCGPRATTQQANSDMLEEQQEQEEWEDEKEDSFSTDYDDACPNNLAAEVSLPSENFEDAYTVVDDVPADSKPACLYSSSIKHKKKGNRVPTPSSSSVCVSAN, encoded by the exons ATGCTGCAGAGGGTCTGTAAGGGCGGCTCATTGTCTATAACGATGAACATAATAATTGCTCTTCTGT GTATTCTGACAAATCAGGTCATAAGCCAAACCGAAG ATATTTTTCCTGCAAGGATCCTGGCCCAGCAGACAATTATAAGTGAAAACAGTGAACTTTATGTAACATGCAGCACatttggaaaaaagaaagactcCAAGGTTTATGTTTATTTGTTAATAAATGGGCGCAGAATCCAGACTGAGCCCCAGAAGCAAGATCAAAATGACATCCTGTTCAAGATATTCAGAGCTGGTCTTCATCACAGTGGAAATTACAGCTGTGTTTATTCCCCCCAAAATTATACACTTTCTGAAGTAGTCAAGGAAGGAGACAACATCATTGAGATTCTGGTCATAG CCAATTTTCTCCCAGCAGATATTTCAATAGTTGGGCCATCCACTGTTCACGAGGGACATCATGTTGAATTCCAGTGCACAGTGTCTCAACACCTACATACACTTGGTGGATGTGAACTTATCTACGCTTACCTGAGGAAGAACGACACGATTCTCCAAGTGCAAGTCTTTAATGTGTCTCAGATGCTGGCAACTTTCATCATTGATGGTGCAGTTTTGAGGGATTCAGGTCCTTACAGCTGCATAGTGTTGCCATCTAAATGCTTCTATAAGCACGAGTACACAGTTCATGGAACAAACAATTTATTTCTTGAGGTCAAAG TGGATTTGGTGTCTACAGTGTTACTCCATGGTGGAGTAATAACCTTGATGCTGTCACTAGGGGCGTGTCTTTGGTGGATTTCAAACAAACTAG TTCGCTCAACTTCTTGTGGACCACG tgcaACGACTCAGCAGGCAAATTCAGACATGTTGGAGGAACAgcaggagcaggaagagtggGAAGACG AAAAAGAAGACTCTTTCAGCACAGATTATGATGACGC GTGTCCGAACAATCTGGCAGCTGAGGTTTCATTGCCTTCTGAAAATTTTGAAGACGCGTACACTGTTGTAG ATGATGTGCCTGCAGATTCAAAGCCAGCATGCCTATATAGTTCATCGatcaaacataaaaagaaaggcAACAGAGTTCCCACCCCGAGTTCCTcttcagtctgtgtttcagcTAATTAA
- the LOC100707235 gene encoding UDP-glucuronosyltransferase 2C1 isoform X2 translates to MTSTRNATQFLLFISAVILLWRVGCGGKILIVPFEGSHWVNMDIMIKALHARGHSVDVVRTNQSWYIKDDFPHYKPITVPVVEVFNQDFLNLILKRVFSIERGESSVFSFLSLQVEMFNAMYDMHGIICKMATIMLEDENLMSNLKVRKYDLVLTDPAWGAGILIAHALKLPLIYNVRFATSGEGHLAIAPSPLSYIPITGSGLTDSMTFIQRVKNLICYVIWQAQDIFLIRPQYQAVCNKFFGSDVTYSGLLHSADLWLMRVDFVFEFPRPTMPNVIYIGGFQCKPSEPLPEHLEDFVQSSGEHGFILMSLGTFVTELPADITNEIAAAFAKLPQKVIWKYKGDRPDALGNNTLLVDWMPQNDLLGHPKIKLFVSHGGTNGVQEAIHHGVPVVGLPVFFDQYDNLLRLKEKGAAKILTLAIVDKDDNFLKAIQEVLSDPSYRANMQRLSRLHRDKPVKPLDNALFWIEFVMRHKGAAHLKAESYRMPWYSYQSVDVVLSFLAAAAIITFLSLVFFRLVCLEKCLKIKTNRLNKK, encoded by the coding sequence ATGACCTCAACTAGAAATGCAACACAATTTCTTCTCTTTATATCTGCAGTGATCTTGTTGTGGAGAGTTGGCTGCGGCGGAAAGATTTTGATTGTTCCTTTCGAAGGAAGCCACTGGGTCAACATGGACATCATGATCAAAGCTCTTCATGCTCGGGGACACTCTGTCGATGTGGTACGAACCAATCAAAGCTGGTACATCAAAGATGACTTCCCACACTACAAACCAATCACAGTTCCTGTTGTTGAAGTTTTTAATCAAGATTTTCTTAACCTCATTCTGAAAAGGGTATTTAGCATTGAAAGGGGGGAAAGCTCGGTTTTTAGCTTTTTGAGTTTGCAGGTTGAAATGTTTAATGCCATGTATGATATGCATGGGATCATATGCAAAATGGCTACTATCATGCTTGAAGATGAGAACTTGATGAGTAATTTAAAGGTGCGCAAATATGACCTAGTCCTCACTGACCCAGCATGGGGTGCAGGCATATTAATCGCTCATGCTCTGAAATTACCTCTGATCTATAATGTACGATTCGCAACTAGTGGGGAGGGACACTTAGCCATTGCACCTTCTCCATTATCTTATATCCCAATAACTGGTTCTGGACTGACAGACAGCATGACTTTCATACAGAGAGTCAAAAATCTAATTTGCTATGTCATCTGGCAAGCACAGGACATATTTTTAATCCGCCCTCAGTATCAAGCTGTTTGCAATAAATTCTTTGGCTCAGATGTTACATATAGTGGCTTATTACACAGCGCAGACCTGTGGCTCATGAGAGTGGACTTTGTGTTCGAGTTCCCTCGACCGACCATGCcgaatgttatttatataggaGGATTTCAGTGTAAGCCTTCAGAACCACTTCCCGAACACTTGGAGGACTTTGTGCAGAGTTCTGGAGAGCATGGCTTCATCCTCATGTCTCTGGGGACTTTTGTGACTGAACTTCCTGCTGATATAACAAATGAGATAGCTGCAGCTTTTGCTAAACTGCCACAAAAAGTCATCTGGAAGTATAAAGGTGACAGGCCAGATGCTCTGGGTAATAACACTTTATTAGTTGATTGGATGCCACAGAATGACCTTTTAGGACAtcctaaaataaaactatttgtGTCACATGGAGGAACAAATGGAGTCCAGGAAGCTATTCATCATGGAGTCCCAGTTGTCGGTCTACCTGTGTTTTTTGACCAGTATGATAACCTGCTTCGCTTGAAAGAAAAAGGAGCAGCTAAAATTCTTACATTAGCCATTGTGGATAAAGATGATAATTTTCTGAAGGCCATACAGGAAGTCCTGAGTGATCCCTCCTACAGGGCGAACATGCAGAGACTTTCCAGGCTGCACAGAGATAAACCAGTAAAGCCACTGGATAACGCCCTCTTCTGGATAGAGTTTGTCATGAGGCACAAAGGAGCAGCTCACCTGAAAGCAGAGTCCTACAGAATGCCCTGGTATTCCTACCAATCTGTAGATGTAGTACTATCTTTTCTAGCTGCTGCTGcaataattacttttttatctCTTGTGTTTTTTAGGCTGGTATGTCTTGAAAAATGcctgaaaataaaaactaataggTTGAATAAGAAATGA
- the LOC100707235 gene encoding UDP-glucuronosyltransferase 2C1 isoform X1, with product MTIPDRRAEKWDMQDVETRLECKCEPINDTCYRDVNYKEIFNSIHWILYTTLTKRPHCSPHFSPFLKKCSKESLSIIHLCKHFWILQSCIHWYLGYFSFKAKQHINTHRPGATLCKTVILLWRVGCGGKILIVPFEGSHWVNMDIMIKALHARGHSVDVVRTNQSWYIKDDFPHYKPITVPVVEVFNQDFLNLILKRVFSIERGESSVFSFLSLQVEMFNAMYDMHGIICKMATIMLEDENLMSNLKVRKYDLVLTDPAWGAGILIAHALKLPLIYNVRFATSGEGHLAIAPSPLSYIPITGSGLTDSMTFIQRVKNLICYVIWQAQDIFLIRPQYQAVCNKFFGSDVTYSGLLHSADLWLMRVDFVFEFPRPTMPNVIYIGGFQCKPSEPLPEHLEDFVQSSGEHGFILMSLGTFVTELPADITNEIAAAFAKLPQKVIWKYKGDRPDALGNNTLLVDWMPQNDLLGHPKIKLFVSHGGTNGVQEAIHHGVPVVGLPVFFDQYDNLLRLKEKGAAKILTLAIVDKDDNFLKAIQEVLSDPSYRANMQRLSRLHRDKPVKPLDNALFWIEFVMRHKGAAHLKAESYRMPWYSYQSVDVVLSFLAAAAIITFLSLVFFRLVCLEKCLKIKTNRLNKK from the exons ATGACAATTCCTGACAGGAGGGCAGAGAAATGGGACATGCAGGATGTTGAGACTAGACTAGAGTGCAAATGTGAACCAATAAATGATACATGCTATAGAGACGTAAATTACAAGGAAATCTTCAACAGCATTCATTGGATCTTATACACCACTTTAACAAAAAGGCCTCATTGTTCTCCACATTTTTCTCCATTTCTGAAGAAATGCTCAAAGGAAAGCTTATCCATAATCCACTTGTGTAAGcatttttggattttgcaaTCTTGTATTCATTGGTACCTTGGATATTTCTCATTTAAAGCTAAGCAACACATCAATACACACAGGCCTGGAGCTACGTTATGTAAAACAG TGATCTTGTTGTGGAGAGTTGGCTGCGGCGGAAAGATTTTGATTGTTCCTTTCGAAGGAAGCCACTGGGTCAACATGGACATCATGATCAAAGCTCTTCATGCTCGGGGACACTCTGTCGATGTGGTACGAACCAATCAAAGCTGGTACATCAAAGATGACTTCCCACACTACAAACCAATCACAGTTCCTGTTGTTGAAGTTTTTAATCAAGATTTTCTTAACCTCATTCTGAAAAGGGTATTTAGCATTGAAAGGGGGGAAAGCTCGGTTTTTAGCTTTTTGAGTTTGCAGGTTGAAATGTTTAATGCCATGTATGATATGCATGGGATCATATGCAAAATGGCTACTATCATGCTTGAAGATGAGAACTTGATGAGTAATTTAAAGGTGCGCAAATATGACCTAGTCCTCACTGACCCAGCATGGGGTGCAGGCATATTAATCGCTCATGCTCTGAAATTACCTCTGATCTATAATGTACGATTCGCAACTAGTGGGGAGGGACACTTAGCCATTGCACCTTCTCCATTATCTTATATCCCAATAACTGGTTCTGGACTGACAGACAGCATGACTTTCATACAGAGAGTCAAAAATCTAATTTGCTATGTCATCTGGCAAGCACAGGACATATTTTTAATCCGCCCTCAGTATCAAGCTGTTTGCAATAAATTCTTTGGCTCAGATGTTACATATAGTGGCTTATTACACAGCGCAGACCTGTGGCTCATGAGAGTGGACTTTGTGTTCGAGTTCCCTCGACCGACCATGCcgaatgttatttatataggaGGATTTCAGTGTAAGCCTTCAGAACCACTTCCCGAACACTTGGAGGACTTTGTGCAGAGTTCTGGAGAGCATGGCTTCATCCTCATGTCTCTGGGGACTTTTGTGACTGAACTTCCTGCTGATATAACAAATGAGATAGCTGCAGCTTTTGCTAAACTGCCACAAAAAGTCATCTGGAAGTATAAAGGTGACAGGCCAGATGCTCTGGGTAATAACACTTTATTAGTTGATTGGATGCCACAGAATGACCTTTTAGGACAtcctaaaataaaactatttgtGTCACATGGAGGAACAAATGGAGTCCAGGAAGCTATTCATCATGGAGTCCCAGTTGTCGGTCTACCTGTGTTTTTTGACCAGTATGATAACCTGCTTCGCTTGAAAGAAAAAGGAGCAGCTAAAATTCTTACATTAGCCATTGTGGATAAAGATGATAATTTTCTGAAGGCCATACAGGAAGTCCTGAGTGATCCCTCCTACAGGGCGAACATGCAGAGACTTTCCAGGCTGCACAGAGATAAACCAGTAAAGCCACTGGATAACGCCCTCTTCTGGATAGAGTTTGTCATGAGGCACAAAGGAGCAGCTCACCTGAAAGCAGAGTCCTACAGAATGCCCTGGTATTCCTACCAATCTGTAGATGTAGTACTATCTTTTCTAGCTGCTGCTGcaataattacttttttatctCTTGTGTTTTTTAGGCTGGTATGTCTTGAAAAATGcctgaaaataaaaactaataggTTGAATAAGAAATGA